One stretch of Eretmochelys imbricata isolate rEreImb1 chromosome 1, rEreImb1.hap1, whole genome shotgun sequence DNA includes these proteins:
- the TAF13 gene encoding transcription initiation factor TFIID subunit 13 yields the protein MADEEEDPPFEEDTEEAGGGPDGGQGKRKRLFSKELRCMMYGFGDDQNPYTESVDILEDLVIEFITEMTHKAMSIGRQGRVQVEDIVFLIRKDPRKFARVKDLLTMNEELKRARKAFDEANYGS from the exons ATGGCGGACGAGGAGGAGGATCCGCCG TTTGAAGAAGACACTGAGGAAGCCGGAGGAGGCCCAGATGgtgggcagggcaagaggaagAGGCTGTTCTCCAAAGAGC TAAGATGTATGATGTATGGGTTTGGAGATGACCAGAATCCCTACACAGAATCGGTAGATATTCTTGAAGACCTGGTGATAGAGTTCATCACAGAGATG acacacAAGGCAATGTCAATTGGACGGCAGGGTCGTGTACAGGTTGAGGATATTGTCTTTTTGATTCGTAAAGACCCACGGAAGTTTGCTAGAGTAAAAGACCTGTTGACTATGAATGAAGAACTGAAACGAGCCAGGAAGGCTTTTGATGAAGCAAACTATGGATCTTGA